CAGTCACGCAAGCGAAAAACGTCACGCATAGTTTTTACTTTGTGTACAAACTacagatttttcttttccagtGAAGCCTCTTGTTGCCATCTGCGTATGGCAATCCCTTCTCCAAATAGGTATAGCAACGAGGAAAAGGAAAGTGCACAAGTAAAGAAAGCAGCTATGGCAGTCCAACTCATCTTTTCCAAGAATGGATACACCCAAATGTCGCTCGCAAATGCCACCCAAAGAACCCAGGCCGTATAAGCCACTCCAAATGCTAATACAGACAACAATCCTTTCGTTCTTGGCGGGTATTTGTGCTCGATAAGCCACAATTCGCACATTGCGGTAACAAATGGGAAGCTGTGCATGTAGTGATTCAACCACGCAGGAATGAATTTCGCTTCTTCGGGCGTTTGACAAGAGTGTGGATCCGCTGCGTATAAACCCCAGAATAAAATACTGACTGTCAAAGCGATTGGAAATACGAAACAGGCGAACGTGAAGTCGCAAACGGACGCGAAAACCTCACTCTTTCGCTTTTTGAGAAGCTCGTGAAACCCCGTGACAGCTGCCATGTTGAAGTACACGAACTGCAACAGCATGTTTATAAATGTCAAGAACTTGAATCTTCCCCCGTAGGTTTGGTGACTTTCAAAGTTTATTTCGGATAGGTGATAAGTTAACCCAATCAAATGTACTAAGAAACAGAGGTAGTAAAAAATGAGCCGCCCATGAAGACCTGCCATCTTTCATATCGCGAGACGCTGCCGAACACCTGGGTCACGTGGACAGTGTTTTGTTTACATAATTTATTATGTCACAGTTAGACGAGGtgtgtcacctcgacaaaacgacGTGCGGCCAAtccggccattttgaaaaaattggcaCGCATTTCATAAGTGTGGTAGGGAAGTAACTTCACACAGTGCCTTAATCCATAACTGTCggctgagctgcgttttgttttccaggagattcaagttgtctaaTTTGCGTAATACACTGTAGGCCCcctcggaaaataccataattctctttttttgcccccccccccccccaaattttgcataagcattgtttttgttttctcttgggaccattgtaagtccgaagagaaactggaaacaattcttatgcaaaatttggggggacaaacaaagagtattatggtattttccaaagtggcctatatgTAGCTCTACTAGTACTCTATATTGTTCTGGTATCATTATAGTggcatggtagatgtcttagacaaatagccccctgagaagacatgcaGCTACTAGTAAAATaataaacccagaaagattggaAAAATTAAAGGGGAATCAAAAACAGTGGCCTCAAGGCTGACATGAAGTTTGTTAATTCAACTTCTTTAcgcgtgtactctgagcgtctgacagcttttcCATGGCAAAAGTTCACCGAAGTTAAACCTTgtccggtggggttagtatctggatgaaAGACTTCAAATTTTttgatacagattttgttagccttctttatgcaaacaaaaaaatttgttgGAACCCCCTAAATTAAACAGCTAGCATAAAAacttgtaaaaatataaaatgaataCAGTCAATCTTAAATGCAATAAATTCAAAACCAAGTTAAGCCTCTGCTTCTCAATAAAGCGAAAACATTTtcaccattaaaaaaaaaaaacaaataacctTTAATGCAAATTTGCATCATTTTTATGCAGCTTTGTTCAATTTGatattatattttttaactTAAAAAAATGAGATATTAAAACATGTTGACTATGCCTTAGAATATTGGAAATTGCATTTCCAAAGAATGCCCCTGGAAACTCCCCCTCTGCTAAAAACCTGATTTCGCCCCAGATCACCTAGTATGTAATTATAGTAATCTCGGATATTGTGTTCCAGCGTTCTGATTGGTGCACCCTAGTCCCTAGGTTCTCGGTTCTGTTAACTGATTGCAGTCGCTTTGCTTTATTGAAACAACTTTGTGTTGTTTTGTAAAACTGAACAGTTCAGagtttaattattattattccattcgcacttaTTGATTATAGTTTTGGTTATGGCCAACTCAGTGCTATAGGCCATGTTGGCTTTTTGCCATCTCACATCTAACATGTGCTCAAGGAACAATAATTCAATTCCGAGAGGATAAGATCAGGATACCAAccttgtttagggacaccaacatggctgctctGACATTGTTGGAAACTAAGGTGCCTTTCCAGGCACTCTGGAAACACCGTAGCAGAGTGTGTAAGCTAATAACATGTATTTTGACCAATTTAATGAGGAAGTATACCAGGCAGTGAGTGACACGGTGTGATGGGATTTGATACTAGCTACGGAGAGTTCAGTGTGCTTCTTATCTACGGCATTAACTGTCCAGACATCTTTTGACTTTGTTAACAGATTGCTGGAGAGAAAACAGCTCCCTTAAAAAGAGTGGTGAAAGAATCAACTGAGTGGGCCAAGCTGGAGTCTGCTTGTAGCATGAAGATATCAGATTTTATTGATTCTTTGGGAACACTTCAAGAACCCTTATATCTGTTTGACTGGAGTATACCAACTCATGCACCTGAACTGGCCAGAGAACTTGTGATTCCTAAATATTTTGCGGGAGATTTTTTACAAAGAACAGCTCCTGGATCTCTATATAAGGACAGCTGGCCAAGCTTGTTTATTGCACCCCAGGGTGTACACAGCGACCTTCATGTTGATGCATTTGGTTCAAACTTTTGGATGGCCCTTTTTCAAGGCACAAAAAGGTTAAGAGCTAGTAAGCTTGTCAGATTATGTTATAAGAGAGGAAATAACGTTATTAAAAAGCTTAACAATGAGCCTCTCTTGGGTGCAgggaatggcgcagtggtgagagcactcacctcccatcAATGTGACCTGGGTTTGATTTCCAGACTTGGCATCAcacatgggttgagtttgttggttctctactttgctccgagaggtttttctctgggtactagAGTCTTCCCTTCccctcaaaaacaaacatttgatttgatttgcattatttGTTGATTCTAGTTTACAGTGCCCCCAATTAGAgctccagtgctagaatgactagacacttaaataaagttccttttttctaGTTCAGAAGAAAAATGCCAGgcagggtaaaaaaaaaaccatttctttcaacttaAAGGTGACCTTTGTCTAATTGCCTCCCCAGTTCCTACTAATCAAGTGATTTCATGTCGGATTGTAAAACTACATGTAGGACACACtccacaaaacaaagaaaaaggattTTTAAGTCTATGGCCACCATTGTGTGACAACTTCTTTGTTTTTGGTAGGTGGACGTTTTTCAGCCGAGAAGACACACCACTGCTCTATCCACACTATGAGAATTCAATGGACCTTGTATTTGATGTGGACCTGAGCAATCCTGACTTTGATAAGCATCCATTACTGTGCACAGCAACCGCTAAACAATGTACTTTACAGCCTGGAGAACTTCTCTTTGTCCCTTTTGGCTGTCCGCACAGAGTAGAAAACTTGGAAGACTCTCTGGCTATTTCTGCTAATTTTGTTGACTTGTCCAACTATAAAGTTGTTATTGAAGAATTGACAGCAAATGCATTGGTAGATCCTTGTGCTGAGGAGCTTTTAACACAGTTGACAAACCAAGATTTCCCAACGAGGATGTGCAGCCACCAAAGAGATCTATCTTGGCACAAATTTAAAATGTGGTCTAGAGATAACTACAAGGAATATGACATTGATATTGCCGATGTGAGCCTAAAAGAAACAACACCAACTCAAACGACCTGTTGCTGAACTTGACAGCAATCCAAGTAGTTAACGAAAACTCACTCAATAAACATGGTACTCAACTGCAGTAGCTATCTGGGCTGTTTTTTGTAATGCCTGATCATACAATTCTTAGATTAACTATGGTTGAAACCCTGAAGAGTGCTCTGTACTTGTGTTCATGATGCCTTGAACTTGTTTCTCTTGTTAATAAAGAATTGATATTATTAAGGCAAACAGTAACTGTCACAAACTGTTTTGCAATCACATTTTCAAGATCTTTACATTTAATTGCATAGCAGTTTGTGAAGTCAAATatagaatagacccatgcctctttCAGCTCGGTTGTGGGTCAAAATTACGGCCATTTTTGCTGACTTGCGTAACTTTTTGGCACAAATAGTGAAAATGGTAAGATATGCTTGTCGAAGGAGGAAAGATTTAGGTCAGTAAGAATCATCATTTGAGGTTAGGTgaactttaaatttattttctctggCTTGTACTTTGTGACAGTCTTATGGGAAAACTCCTGTTAACACCTTGTGTTGCTTTTTGACATTTCAAAGCCCATCATCATCCAATGGACTCTCAACTAACCAATGGTTTCAATTTGTGGAATGATTTCCTTATTGTGGCACGTTACCTTGAGTATAACCACAGTCAATACACTTAGTAGTTGAGCCAACAAGGCGTAACAGAAGGTTATTTTTTGAAACTGGGTCCACGGGATAAGTTATCCAGGGCCAGTTTGTCCAGAAAGGCATCTCAGTAGATGCTTGTCAGTATTATTTTGATAACTTGCAAGGTTCACAAAGCATACCATTATTTTTCCCCTCAACTTCAGCATCACTTGGGTCCAGAAATACAACGCAATAATGTCACAATGCATTCCTCTACCTTTTCGTTCCCAAGATAAACATTAGGacttaatgagcaaaaacaaggCTCTGCGTtccctgcacgtgtgttttgcattttggtacatgtCTTCGCCATCCTCATCCTGACAATGATGCGAATTGacaaaatttgaggttgtgaCTTGAGGATGTGAGAACCTGACGAAATATTTCtaattttcttcccaaacaaccacaccattCAAGCCAATTTTATTCCCACAATATTAAGAAACAATCTCCATTCCAAACGACTTGAAGTTatcacaaaattattacaataatgggaaataatatttttagaaaatGTTATCATTGGtgttgtcgtcgtcgtcctttCGTAAGTTTCCTGTTAACAGACTTGGGATAACCCTCACCCAGAAAAAACCCAGATACCAGTGATAATTGGTAGTTTGTTTAGCTGTTAAAGGTTCTACATCACTACTAGGAGCACATCTGGACATACATGTAACTGCTCTAATCCTGGGGTTGTTGTGAGTGACATGTAAAAGTTGCCATCACCCAGGCTATAAAAATGTGGACCAGGTTGGAAGAGGGAGACTTGACCTTTCTTTCAGGCTCTTGAGTTGGGAAAATTGAAAACTTCATAGAAAATTTGCGTTACTTCTGTTTCCTTCCATTTAATTTGGCAGAATGGgtgtttgttattgttatatTAATTATCCAATTACTGGCCAGTTTTTATCGAAATCTGTTGAATTGATGTGTCAATCTGAGGTATTCCAAAGATCATCCTTGAGCGAAGACAGTGATGGTGACCAGTCTGGAGGGGAAAAATACAGGGAAAAGATAACAAGGGGCTTCTTTAAAGCCTAGCAAAGACATTGGGatggtttttatggcaattGTAAAGGATTTTCAAGTCAATTAGAGGTTAGCATCCTTTTTTTGCATAAACATGATTACCGGTAGTTATTCCGTGTGGTGTATCTATACCCTCGGCCATTAACTtgttttccactctcaaaattacctccaaaaacctactttttgcatagaataagcttttagaatgttcttgtcttctgagaGGATATTTTTCAATTCGgagcaattttgtgaaaaaatatttatcacaCATTGCATCACCTAACTCAATGCCTCAACTTTGTAGTCACTAAAACGtggaacgacctaaaaccatccaaaaccacctacaaccacttcaaaaaaatttgcaaccatctacaaccacatCAAAAAAATCCacaaccactcacaaagaaTCAAATACCATCTTAAGCAAGCCATAATTGTAGTTGTAGATGGTTGTAGATTTTTtatgaggtggttgtagatggtttcaGGTGGTTTTAGGTTGTTCCATGTTTAAGTGACTACCGACCGCCTCAACTTGCCTGAGTCTGCCTAAATTCCTTTGACCTTCGGTCATGTCACtgaaaaaattataaatcatgCGACAGAGGAAAATGTGACTTTTTCTTTCATGTGCAAGGGTTTATCTTTGTTATGGTTGTAGGACAATTTTCATTGCTATGCTACGCCTCTATGGCACACGCGGGGATACTAAGATATGGGCGAAAATAATTTCCTTGTGGGCAAGGAAGTGCAGCAGGGATGAATGTTTTGGTCGCTGAGGGGAGGGGCCTAAAACGAAAGTCTGAATAGACCTCTCGGGGCATGAACGCATATGAGAGTCATCTGATGACGGTAGGGCATATAAATACTAAGCTAAATACCCAGGGGTGCTAGAAAGGTCTCTAGAGGGAAAATATGCTAATTTAAGGAGCACGAGAATCCATTTCGGCGCAATTATGTCaatgaaaataatgcaaatattGACAGTGAATATTAAATTAGAAAAAACTTTAAAGAGAttgttaaaatttattttgagtatttatttgaacataaaagatgaaACCCTCAGGGAGAAATATAGTTTATgtgaatattttgaaaaaaaaattcctggcAAAATTCTTTTAGCTGACAATGAGTTTTAAGAGAAAACCTTTCAGTTTTATTGCAGGGGTTGGGTGAGGAGGAGTTTGTTTTAACATAAGTGAATTtaggggcctgtttctcaagTCCTAAAAACTTTTTgggcctgaaaagccatttgtgaaactgccaaccacttgtttcgGAGAGCATATATCTTTTAACATGTAGAGAAAAATGACTTCGAAGTTTGATAACTTAAgtcctctctgttcttgagattcaaagggaattgtgacacccgaaaatggccctaaagtttcgggactttcaagaaacaggCCCAAGGAATTAGAAAGGTGTGTCTTTTGAGGTAATTGTGGATTTCCTTGGACACGTCAAATGGCAGTTTTCCTACACTGAACTGTGACAAAAGATTAGTAGTAATTAGTGTATACCACAGAAGTAGTAGAatgttttcacatgacatcacAGTAGCCATGTTGGTattcctaaacaatggaacagcagccatgttggtgtccccaactaatcctgcaggaattgagctctattatcatgcaaacattttcttttgtttcggtggaaaaacaggGTTACTGAtaacgtgagtgaaaacactctatagtgCTTGCCATGCATTCTGAGGGGAATAGCAAGTACTTACAAAACGGCTTCCAATGTTATTGATCAACTCTGCTGATTatccaaaaataataattattcacctcagtatCAATGAaggtggtggatatttacctccccGCGAATATCcactattagtatcacccaactagtggactaatgcagaTGATGtgttttaattggctacgctactagaggactattagtaatagtcctcgagtagtgaTTTTTTGCCAAATAAATATTATactttcaacttgcatttgctaactttatcattgccttttctgtccgactagttgggtgatagtaaaacaattagatccttcgccctcaagggccacgggtctaattgttaactattcacgTCCTTTTGGtgagtaataataattgttagtataaacacacaggtgattatacaaaatcgcgcactctcattggctcgctatctcggattatcagccgataatcacctcgacggacaaaatggctgccagtagtcgttttgccactgtacgtgaagatgatttcgcgttgaaatgttttttttttctcttttgaaataatcacctgtgtatttatactaataggctcagtgattataggttaatattcacctcgacttcgtctcggtgattATTCACCggtaatcacttcgccttcggcgaataattgttaattaacttgCCCTGAAACTTCAACATTAACCATGCCCTTAACTGTGGCTTTCACAGTCTTTGAAACTTCACCCAGTTTAAATTACCTTGCACACGAACTGTTGTGATAAAGACAGTgatcaaaataaaatatatatagtaATATTGAAATTTTAAGTAGTTCACGTATTGCTGTCAAGTACTTCAATTACCAAGTCCTTCAAGCGCTGATCATTGCAGACACTGAACTGTCTGTTTCCTTAAACCCATAAATAACTCTGCCGGTGGATCAATATTACCTCAATAATTGGCTAGTTCATCTGAACACTACAGCTTTCGATATCAAATCCACGACTTCCTTTGTTTAATTTGAGAAGCCATCCAATCTAGTCCTTCGTATAAACCTTCCCCTTTCACAGCACAAGAGGACTGGACAAACCACGGCCTCTCTCGCATGTTAACCAACTCAAGCTTTTCACGAATCTCAGAAGCACTCATTGCATCAGGTAAATCCTGTTTGTTTGCGAAAACAAGAAGAACCACTTTCGCAAGCTCCTCCTCTCCCAAGAGCTTTAGCAGCTCGACTTTTGTTTCCTCGATTCTTTCCCGGTCTGCACTGTCAACGACAAATATAAGCCCTTGAGTACCCTGAAAGTATACTCTCCAAAGACTTCTAATTTTGTCCTGTCCACCGATGTCCCAGACTGTAAAGCTTATGTTCTTGTAATTAACAGTTTCGACGTTAAACCCCAAAGTTGGAACTGTTGAAA
The genomic region above belongs to Montipora capricornis isolate CH-2021 chromosome 8, ASM3666992v2, whole genome shotgun sequence and contains:
- the LOC138059093 gene encoding androgen-induced gene 1 protein-like; this encodes MAGLHGRLIFYYLCFLVHLIGLTYHLSEINFESHQTYGGRFKFLTFINMLLQFVYFNMAAVTGFHELLKKRKSEVFASVCDFTFACFVFPIALTVSILFWGLYAADPHSCQTPEEAKFIPAWLNHYMHSFPFVTAMCELWLIEHKYPPRTKGLLSVLAFGVAYTAWVLWVAFASDIWVYPFLEKMSWTAIAAFFTCALSFSSLLYLFGEGIAIRRWQQEASLEKKNL
- the LOC138059092 gene encoding HSPB1-associated protein 1 homolog gives rise to the protein MMANAAHPKETESTNDREYLSEWPPTNDSCELERCVEKKRPRFDRDEPAGLKEGRESSREDDPDELVLWARPALARWWRRRQKERNISEFTRLPKSNNPNTLLKFVACLPEGRAFLKRRIEALKTQIALEPGSAAQHSSLASYYDLLQDTSSALDSLNIATELNPQDKNIAWLHLKVKQSKILEEKRISLQEKLAKCSSVKYNMPVPTGVNRRHYSTLSCKEFLFEYCVPGIPVIITGVVEKLTSVCWTFQHIKKIAGEKTAPLKRVVKESTEWAKLESACSMKISDFIDSLGTLQEPLYLFDWSIPTHAPELARELVIPKYFAGDFLQRTAPGSLYKDSWPSLFIAPQGVHSDLHVDAFGSNFWMALFQGTKRWTFFSREDTPLLYPHYENSMDLVFDVDLSNPDFDKHPLLCTATAKQCTLQPGELLFVPFGCPHRVENLEDSLAISANFVDLSNYKVVIEELTANALVDPCAEELLTQLTNQDFPTRMCSHQRDLSWHKFKMWSRDNYKEYDIDIADVSLKETTPTQTTCC
- the LOC138059094 gene encoding uncharacterized protein, whose protein sequence is MGSTFSYLFNRLLGKEDVRILMVGLDNAGKTTILYRLKLDEVVSTVPTLGFNVETVNYKNISFTVWDIGGQDKIRSLWRVYFQGTQGLIFVVDSADRERIEETKVELLKLLGEEELAKVVLLVFANKQDLPDAMSASEIREKLELVNMRERPWFVQSSCAVKGEGLYEGLDWMASQIKQRKSWI